One stretch of Siphonobacter curvatus DNA includes these proteins:
- a CDS encoding asparaginase: MTSLKIIKLDTAASASSPLSVLVIYTGGTFGMVYDRRLETLVPFNFEQILERIPELARLRFSISVLVLDELLDSSNMVPNNWLEISRIIGEHYEQYDSFVIVHGTDTMAYTASALSFLFENLNKPVILTGAQLPIGAARTDAVENFITALEIAAARDEQQRPMVPEVAIYFHSYLLRGNRARKQESSQFNAFQSENYPYLAEAGVTIDYNRPYIRAYDSTKPFSVHETLDANVVILKLFPGISPSVMNSIFSIEGLKGVVLETYGAGNAPTAPWFLETLEKATDRGLILLNVSQCTGGRVLQGRYQTSKYLNEMGLVSGADLTSEAAVTKLMFLLGQYGNDSAMIRQKLTESLRGELS, from the coding sequence ATTACTTCCTTGAAAATCATCAAATTAGATACGGCAGCTTCGGCTTCCTCACCGCTTTCCGTACTGGTTATTTACACCGGCGGAACCTTTGGCATGGTCTACGACCGTCGGCTGGAAACGCTGGTGCCCTTTAATTTCGAACAGATTCTGGAACGCATTCCGGAATTGGCTCGCCTGCGGTTTTCCATTTCCGTACTCGTGCTGGACGAACTGCTCGATTCTTCGAACATGGTGCCTAATAACTGGCTGGAAATCAGTCGGATTATCGGCGAGCATTACGAACAGTACGACAGCTTTGTGATTGTACACGGAACGGATACCATGGCGTATACGGCTTCGGCACTGAGCTTTTTGTTCGAGAATCTGAATAAACCCGTGATTCTCACCGGGGCCCAATTGCCCATTGGAGCTGCCCGTACCGATGCCGTTGAAAACTTCATCACGGCCCTGGAAATTGCCGCCGCCCGCGATGAGCAGCAGCGACCCATGGTGCCCGAAGTAGCCATTTATTTTCATTCGTACCTGTTACGGGGTAATCGGGCCCGCAAACAGGAAAGTAGTCAGTTTAATGCGTTTCAGTCGGAAAACTATCCGTATCTGGCTGAAGCGGGCGTGACCATTGATTACAATCGACCTTACATTCGTGCCTACGATTCTACAAAGCCCTTTTCTGTACACGAAACGCTGGATGCGAACGTGGTGATTTTAAAACTCTTTCCGGGAATTTCACCTTCCGTGATGAACAGTATTTTCTCGATTGAAGGATTAAAGGGAGTGGTGCTCGAAACCTACGGAGCGGGAAATGCCCCCACGGCTCCCTGGTTTTTGGAAACGCTGGAAAAAGCGACCGATCGCGGTCTGATCTTGCTGAACGTGTCGCAATGTACGGGAGGACGGGTATTACAGGGACGGTACCAAACCAGTAAGTACCTCAATGAGATGGGTTTAGTCAGCGGAGCGGACCTGACATCTGAGGCGGCAGTAACCAAACTGATGTTCCTGCTGGGGCAGTATGGCAACGATTCCGCGATGATTCGTCAAAAATTGACGGAATCTTTACGGGGAGAATTAAGCTAA
- a CDS encoding TatD family hydrolase has translation MKIIETHAHLYDEQYDTDRTAMIERALAAGVTEFWLPNCDSETIPGMMELARTYPGQCRPMIGLHPTYVKENVEQELQIMQEWLEKSADAFVAIGEIGLDFYWDTTFAEQQKEAFSRQLGWAKQYQLPIAIHCRNAFWETVELIEKHNDPNLRGIFHCFSGGVEEARKVVELNFLLGIGGVVTFKNGGLDKVIPEVGLEHLVLETDAPYLAPVPYRGKRNEPSYLPLIAQRIADLKQVPVQTIIEQTTANALQLIQ, from the coding sequence ATGAAAATCATTGAAACACACGCTCACTTGTACGATGAGCAATACGATACCGACCGTACTGCCATGATTGAACGGGCATTGGCGGCTGGTGTAACGGAATTCTGGTTACCTAATTGTGATTCTGAAACTATACCCGGCATGATGGAGCTGGCTCGTACCTACCCGGGCCAGTGTCGACCCATGATTGGTCTGCATCCTACCTACGTGAAGGAAAATGTGGAGCAGGAATTACAAATCATGCAGGAATGGCTGGAAAAAAGTGCGGATGCCTTTGTTGCTATTGGTGAAATCGGTCTGGACTTCTATTGGGATACCACCTTCGCTGAGCAACAGAAAGAAGCCTTTTCCCGGCAGCTTGGCTGGGCGAAGCAGTACCAGTTACCCATCGCTATTCACTGTCGGAATGCCTTCTGGGAAACCGTTGAACTGATCGAAAAGCATAATGATCCGAATCTGCGGGGTATTTTTCACTGTTTTTCGGGTGGGGTAGAAGAAGCTCGGAAAGTCGTGGAATTAAACTTCCTCTTAGGCATCGGCGGCGTAGTGACCTTTAAAAACGGTGGACTGGATAAAGTAATTCCGGAAGTAGGGCTGGAACATCTGGTATTGGAAACGGATGCACCCTACCTGGCTCCGGTACCGTATCGGGGCAAACGTAACGAACCCAGTTACCTGCCACTGATTGCCCAGCGAATCGCAGATTTGAAGCAGGTACCCGTCCAGACTATTATCGAACAGACGACCGCCAATGCTTTGCAACTGATTCAGTAA
- a CDS encoding SanA/YdcF family protein, translating to MVDRTLLFRASRRVNTTAYWVARITKWAMKGAFAVLMLVLLCNAWVVLSTQGKNYYFIKQLPTNDVGLVLGTSKYIANGRENLFFKHRMEAAALLYHEGKVKVLILSGNNDSEYYNEPRDMEDALVNLGVPANIIQHDFAGRRTYDSIVRCREVFKHKNVTVISQPFHNARALFLADQLGVDAVAFAAQDVPNGYSLKTLVREYLARPRAVMDVFFLNPSFAKTNQPIENERRKRKMDDTL from the coding sequence ATGGTAGACCGAACGCTTCTTTTCCGGGCTTCACGTCGCGTGAATACCACCGCTTACTGGGTAGCCAGAATTACCAAGTGGGCGATGAAAGGAGCGTTTGCGGTTTTAATGCTGGTTTTGCTCTGTAATGCCTGGGTCGTCCTGAGTACGCAGGGAAAGAATTATTACTTTATCAAACAGCTTCCCACCAACGATGTGGGGCTGGTATTAGGTACGAGTAAATACATTGCCAACGGTCGCGAAAATCTGTTTTTCAAACATCGCATGGAAGCGGCGGCCCTGCTGTATCACGAGGGTAAAGTAAAAGTGTTGATTCTGAGCGGTAACAACGATTCGGAATACTACAACGAACCCCGGGATATGGAGGACGCTCTGGTGAATTTGGGCGTACCAGCCAATATCATTCAGCACGATTTTGCGGGACGCCGCACGTACGATAGCATTGTGCGTTGCCGGGAAGTGTTTAAGCACAAAAACGTTACCGTGATCTCACAGCCTTTTCATAACGCCCGGGCCTTATTCTTAGCCGATCAACTGGGGGTAGATGCGGTCGCTTTTGCGGCTCAGGATGTGCCGAACGGGTATTCACTGAAAACGCTGGTTAGGGAATATCTGGCCCGACCTAGAGCGGTAATGGATGTTTTTTTCCTGAATCCCTCGTTTGCCAAAACGAACCAGCCCATCGAAAATGAACGCCGGAAACGGAAAATGGACGATACGCTATAA
- a CDS encoding DNA gyrase/topoisomerase IV subunit A — MSEALEQEESLHQQMSVDGLYEQWFLEYASYVILERAVPAIEDGFKPVQRRILHALRELDDGRFNKVANVVGAAMQYHPHGDASIYDAIVNIGQKSLLFDCQGNWGDINTGDSAAAARYIEVRLSAFGKEVVFNEDTTEWQLSYDGRKREPVTLPVKFPLLLAQGVEGIAVGLSTKILPHNFIELCEASIEVLKGHSISLLPDFPTGGMIDASNYNDGQRGGKVRVRAKIRELDKKTLVIHEIPYGTTTTSVKDSIIKANDEGKIKIRKVEDLTSRNVEIHVHLAPGVSPDITIDALYAFTECEVSISPNACIIIGDKPVFSNATDILRINTKQTKDLLRQELEIRKNELQEKILFSSLEKIFIENRIYRKIEECETFEAVIATVDKGLKPYKKNFYREIVEDDLLRLLEIRIKRISRYDAFKADEVMKRLNDELTEVLDHLAHLTRYAIDYYKNLLKKYGKGRERKTELKNFNTVSVAVVAATNAKLYVNREDGFIGFGLKKDEYVCDCSDIDDIIVFRRDGKCLVTKIQEKVFVGKDIIFCSIFRKGDDRRVYNLIYSDSKSGVTYAKRFCVTAVTRDREYDLTAGNPKSKLLWFTANDNGEAETVEIKLTASCTAKVKQFEWDFAKLAIKNREALGNQVTKFPVRKVELKRTGVSTLGGVDIWYDATISRLNRDNRGQYLGNFEAKDSILVVYKDGNYELTSFELTNRYEQDQILVLTKYTPETVISAVHYDAAQKNHFVKRFHIETTTIDKKFQFISEAKGSKLLMASVDAHPRIEVATKEKDKGPVEKEEVAVDEFVEVRGWKALGNKLSSHKVVEVKTLASKPVEKPQEVKKIPVETKAEPEHSSEEKVTEEQDDTAPINQLDLFG; from the coding sequence TCCTATGTGATTCTGGAGCGGGCTGTCCCCGCTATTGAAGACGGATTTAAGCCCGTACAACGTCGCATCCTGCACGCCCTTCGCGAGCTGGATGATGGCCGTTTTAATAAAGTAGCCAACGTCGTTGGGGCGGCCATGCAATATCACCCGCACGGCGATGCCTCGATTTACGATGCCATTGTAAACATTGGTCAGAAGTCCCTGCTGTTTGATTGCCAGGGAAACTGGGGCGATATCAATACGGGTGATAGTGCAGCCGCGGCCCGGTACATTGAAGTACGTCTGTCAGCTTTCGGTAAGGAAGTCGTCTTCAACGAAGATACTACCGAATGGCAACTGAGCTACGATGGACGGAAACGCGAGCCGGTTACGCTACCCGTTAAATTCCCCTTACTGCTGGCCCAGGGTGTAGAAGGGATTGCCGTCGGGCTTTCCACCAAAATTCTGCCCCATAACTTCATTGAACTTTGCGAAGCTTCCATTGAAGTGCTGAAAGGGCACTCGATTTCCTTACTGCCGGACTTTCCGACGGGAGGTATGATCGATGCCAGTAATTACAATGATGGGCAACGCGGAGGCAAGGTTCGGGTACGGGCAAAAATCCGCGAGCTGGATAAGAAGACGCTCGTCATTCACGAAATTCCGTACGGCACCACGACGACTTCCGTAAAAGATTCGATCATCAAAGCCAACGATGAAGGCAAAATCAAAATCCGTAAAGTAGAAGATCTGACGTCAAGAAACGTGGAAATTCACGTGCATCTGGCTCCGGGCGTATCCCCGGATATTACCATCGATGCCCTGTACGCCTTTACGGAATGCGAAGTAAGCATATCGCCCAATGCCTGTATCATCATCGGCGATAAGCCCGTTTTTTCCAACGCGACGGATATTCTGCGAATTAATACTAAGCAGACGAAGGACTTGCTACGGCAGGAACTCGAAATCCGGAAGAACGAACTACAGGAAAAAATTCTCTTTTCTTCCCTGGAAAAAATCTTTATCGAAAACCGGATTTACCGTAAAATCGAGGAATGCGAAACCTTCGAAGCGGTAATTGCCACGGTGGACAAAGGGCTCAAGCCTTATAAAAAGAATTTCTATCGGGAGATTGTCGAGGACGATTTGTTACGACTGCTGGAAATCCGCATCAAACGTATTTCCCGCTACGACGCCTTCAAGGCCGACGAAGTAATGAAACGACTGAATGATGAGCTGACGGAAGTGCTCGATCACCTGGCACACCTGACCCGGTACGCGATCGATTACTACAAAAACCTGCTCAAGAAATACGGGAAAGGTCGCGAACGTAAAACCGAACTCAAAAACTTTAATACCGTATCCGTAGCCGTAGTTGCGGCGACGAATGCCAAGCTGTACGTCAACCGTGAAGATGGGTTCATCGGTTTTGGACTCAAGAAAGACGAGTACGTCTGTGACTGTTCCGATATCGATGACATCATCGTTTTCCGCCGCGACGGAAAGTGCTTGGTGACCAAAATACAGGAAAAAGTATTCGTCGGGAAAGACATTATTTTCTGCAGTATATTCCGCAAAGGAGATGATCGCCGGGTATACAATCTGATCTACAGCGATTCCAAATCCGGAGTTACCTATGCGAAACGGTTCTGTGTAACGGCCGTAACCCGTGATCGGGAATATGACCTGACGGCGGGTAATCCAAAGTCTAAATTGCTCTGGTTTACGGCTAACGACAACGGAGAAGCGGAAACCGTAGAGATCAAGCTTACGGCTTCCTGTACGGCCAAGGTGAAGCAGTTTGAATGGGATTTTGCTAAACTCGCCATCAAAAACCGCGAAGCACTGGGAAATCAGGTGACGAAATTCCCGGTTCGTAAAGTTGAACTCAAGCGTACGGGAGTATCCACGCTGGGTGGCGTAGACATCTGGTACGATGCGACCATCAGCCGCCTCAACCGCGATAACCGGGGGCAGTACCTGGGGAATTTCGAAGCGAAAGACTCCATCCTGGTGGTGTACAAAGATGGCAATTACGAATTGACCAGCTTTGAGCTGACGAATCGTTACGAGCAGGATCAGATCTTGGTGCTGACCAAATACACCCCGGAAACGGTGATCTCCGCGGTTCATTACGACGCTGCTCAGAAGAATCATTTTGTGAAGCGTTTCCACATCGAAACGACTACGATCGATAAGAAATTCCAGTTTATCAGTGAGGCGAAAGGCTCTAAATTGCTGATGGCCAGCGTAGACGCCCATCCCCGGATCGAGGTAGCTACGAAAGAGAAAGATAAAGGACCTGTCGAGAAAGAGGAAGTGGCCGTGGATGAGTTCGTGGAAGTACGGGGCTGGAAAGCCTTGGGAAATAAGCTTTCGTCCCATAAAGTGGTCGAGGTGAAAACGCTGGCTTCAAAGCCGGTGGAAAAGCCTCAGGAAGTGAAAAAGATTCCGGTTGAAACCAAAGCGGAACCTGAACATTCCTCCGAAGAAAAAGTTACTGAAGAACAGGATGACACGGCTCCGATTAATCAATTAGATTTGTTTGGTTAG